One Methanobacterium sp. genomic window, TTGCCTTGCATTTGAGAGTCGGTAACAGAACCCCCGCCTTCAAAGACAATATTCAAATGGTATTGGTCATCTTCTTTGTGCATAGTGATAATGATTTTACCATCTTTATCAGGCTTGAAAGAGTGTTTGAGATAGTTTAAAACCAGCTCATTCAATATGAGTCCGCAGGGAACGGAAGTTTCGATGTTTAGTTGGATATCTTCAATATCCAGTTCATAACTAATTTGGGAGTAATCATATTCTGAATTATGAATTAAACTATTTAATAGAGTTTTTAAATAATCAGAAAAATTGATGGAACTAATATTATCTGATTCGTATAGTTTTTCATGAACCATAGCCATTGATCTTATTTGATATTGGCTTTCCAGGAATAGTTCTTGATCATGATCATCCACCAAATATTGTGACTGTAAACTTAAAAGGCTTAGAATAACTTGTAGATTATTCTTCACCCGATGGTGTATTTCCCTTAACAGGAATTCTTTTTCTTTTAAAGATTTTTTCAACAATTTTTTAGCTATTTCCTGCTGCCTTTTAGCTTTTTTAGTATCATTGAATAAGATTATCTGCCGCAGAAGCACTAAGACAACAATAACTCCCACACCCCATATTAATGCAGCATCAGGTTTTGTGATGATTAAGAGCCCATATGATCCTAGAACTAGTATTAATGGTAAAAATGATATCAAGTCATGATTATCCGG contains:
- a CDS encoding sensor histidine kinase, with product MQYNFIANNLFFLCYPFYILGMILLNKRPLKIRFKDLLDVNIITASSLFIVWFPLIWPTIKTSQPDTISMVISILYLFLNLILLIVIQTLLFNENKKIRDLPLILIAIGLFFQILGDMTYAYHVVKPVLIYKWLFSALFATNSIFLILAAASVSNKVNLDLKKKIYSYSSKDPDNHDLISFLPLILVLGSYGLLIITKPDAALIWGVGVIVVLVLLRQIILFNDTKKAKRQQEIAKKLLKKSLKEKEFLLREIHHRVKNNLQVILSLLSLQSQYLVDDHDQELFLESQYQIRSMAMVHEKLYESDNISSINFSDYLKTLLNSLIHNSEYDYSQISYELDIEDIQLNIETSVPCGLILNELVLNYLKHSFKPDKDGKIIITMHKEDDQYHLNIVFEGGGSVTDSQMQGKTKLGLNLVDTLVKQIEGSLEILNDKGIVYKIIFKELEYNPRIYS